CCGACGATGGTGCCCACATCACCCGAGTGGAATTTGCAGGTAAAACTGCGCGGGGCAGCTTCTTGGGGAGGGTTCATCATCTGCACTTTGGCTGAGGGGCTGGTGGTCTGGTGATTGACGCCAGAGGCTAGGGCCCTGTGAGCAGCGACCAGAAACATAAGAGCGGCAATCATGGTCAATAGGGATTTCATGGGTTTCTCCTTCATCTCTGTGACTCTTTAGAGCAATTGAAACGCCAACTCGACCCCTCAGCGGCCGCCTAAATATCTGTAATTACGAACGTAATTATTCGACATCGGAGCAAAAATGGTCATTCCCGGTAATGGGCCAAAATTGGTTCGACCGGTGATCAGACTGTGGACAGGCTTCGGTGGTTCAGTGTAGGCAAAAAGAATGGGCCTCATTGGTGAGTCGTTACCTGATCTTTATCATTCCTTTCTTCCTGCGCCAGTTTTGGAGCTGCGGGTGCAGGAATCATTGGCCACCTGTGAATCATGCCCTCAAATCCGGAAAGGGTCCCGACCGCGCTATCAAGAGAGTCTAAAATGCTGCACTTTTTATCCCTTAATGCCCAACTATTTGGTTGGAGGCGTTTTAGCAGAGCCAGGGGAGGGCAGGGGTTTGATTCTCAGGCAGCTGGAGCAAAGACAATTTATCCTTCCTGTCGGCCTTGGCCCATCTCCGGCCTATCAATGGCGATTTGTTAACAAAAGCGCAGGGGCATTTGGCAATAACCCCGATCTTCTCTGCCCCTTTTTTGCGAAGGGCACGGGTGGCTGTGGAGTGTGGCGTCTGAGGAGTTCCGAATGTCGCTCCTACTTTTGTCAAAGCGAACAAGGGGAGGCCGGCGAACGTTTTTGGCGAGCCTTTAACGAGTTTTTGTTTTTCGTGGAGGTCAATCTGAGCCAGGAGTATCTTTTGCTTACCGGCTTTTTGCCCGTAGACTTCAAATCCCAAATGGCTCTTTTGAAACGGCTTGAGTTCAAAAGTGGAGATGGCCAGAATTGGTGTCTCTCCGACTGGGAACACCAAAGAATTTGGGATCATTGGCTGGGGAGAGAAAGGGAGTTTCTCCTTGGCGCCTATTCATGGGTTCAAGGATTGAGGCCGAAAGACTGGGAACGGGAATTTGCGCGAGAGGCTCGCCCTTATGTTGATGGGGTGGTGCAGGCTTATCGTCGATGTTCGTGGAAGGCCAAATCTCCTAGGCCTGTTGGCTTGCCAGCAAGGCCCTAAAGGCCGTGGCGTAGTACATGATTTGTCTAATCATCGAAATCAGTCCGTTGGCGCGGCTGGGTGACAAGTTTGCCTCGAAACCCATTTCTTTGACGAAATCAGGCGGCGTAGAGAGTATTTCGTCTGGAGTGGCATCAGAATAGACTCGCAATAGGATGGCGACCAGTCCCCGTACAATCATGGCATCGCTGTCTGCCTCAAATTGAATTTTCTTATTATCATCGAGACGGGCGAGTAGCCATACCTGACTTTGGCAGCCCTTCACCTTGTAGTCGTCCCGTTTTTTTTCCTCAGGTAACTCAGGGAGTTCTTTGCCAATAGCGATCAGGCGTTTGTATCTATTCTCCCAAGAGTTGAGCTGGGAGAACTCCTCAATGAGTTCTTTTTGACGGAGAGTAAGATTAGACATGAGGTGGTCCTAACATCCGGGGGCCTTCATGGCAATCTTAGATCCGCCAGGAGGGAAACCTTATGGAAGGGTCGCATGTACCCGGTGAGAGTCATCGTTGTCATCGAGAGCTTCCAAAAATGTAAGCACCTCTTGGGTCTGCTCTTCGTTAAGTTCAGTGATGTTTTTGGCCTTGTAACTGAGCTCAGCAACGGTGACCTCCCAGCCTCTCTCACTAAGGGTTGAGCGAATATTGTCCAAATCTTCGGGGACCCCATAAAAACTATAGGTTCCTTCTTCGCTCGGGCCTTCGACTTCGTTGGCTCCGGCCTCAATGGCTTCTTCCTCCGGGTCCCCAACGGCTTCTTTTTTCCCTTCAACCAAGCTCACGCGGTCAAACATCCAGGCAACACTTCCGGAATCTCCCATTTGGCCGCCATGTTTTTTGAAGATGTTGCGGATCTCCGTGACCGTTCGATTTTTGTTGTCCGTTTGACATTCAACGATCACTCCCACCTGGTGGGGGCCGAATCCCTCGTAGGCCGTTTCTTCATAGGTGACACCGTCGTCACCGATACCAGCCCCTTTTTTAATCGCCCGTTCAATCGTGTCCTTTGGGCAGCTGGCCGCCTTTGCCTGGGCAATGGCCAAGGCAAGCCGGGAGTTGGATGCTGGGTCGGGCCCGCCTAGTTTTGCCGATACGGCGATTTCTCGGGCGAACTTGGTGAACATGGCGCCCTTCTTTGCCGCCATTGCCACCTTACTTGCGTTTTTCCAACCTTTTCCCATGAGCCTAATCCTTGTCGGTATTCGATTTGAGTCAACATGATGTCTGCGGGACTGGTAAAAGGCAAGCTTTGACAAGGCTGGAAATAAACGGAGGGGGGGAGGGCTTAGACCTGTTCTTTCTTACCCAAATAGCGCCATTGCCCCTCTTTAAGGGGGCCTAGTTTCAGCCGTCCAACACGAACTCGCTTCAGGGAGACCACTTTTAGATCGACCGCCTCACACATGCGCCGAATCTGTCTTTTACGCCCCTCAAGCAATACAAACTGCAACAGGCACGGTTCCAACTCCTTGACTCCTGCTCGTTTGAGCGGTTTGTCGTCCAGGCTCAAACCAAATCGAAGAGTCTCCAATTTTGCCTTTGTAATGTCTCCCTCGACACGTACAAGGTATTCTTTGTCGATGCGACTTTCCTGACCAATGATCTTTTTCGCCAGCACTCCGTCTTGAGTCAAAATCAACAAGCCTTTAGAGTCGATGTCTAGGCGGCCCGCTGATGCAAGGCCCTTTAGATGATAGGGGCTAAACCGGTTGCGGCTACGATCACGACGATCTTGATTGGTAGGTAGGATCAGCTTCTGGGCGAGAGGATAAGGGTCATCCGATGGTGACGACAAATAGCCAATGGGCTTATTGAGAATAATGGTGACTTTCTTCCCAAGAAGATCCTTGCCTTTTTGACTGAGAGTGACTTTTGCCGAGGGAAGGACTTTAGTTCCTAGTTCAGTAATGGTCTCTCCATCAACACGTACGCAGCCCTTGGAGATCAAGTCGTCGGCCTCACGACGGGAACAAATTCCTTGACTGGCCATTAACTTGGAAAGCCTCAGTTTTTCCTCACCCATGGGTGTGACCTCCGCCTAAAAATGGGAATGAATCGAATCCAAATGAGGCAAACATTGAGTTCTTTCGAGAAAGTTTCCGAGAGATTGTC
This is a stretch of genomic DNA from Pseudobdellovibrionaceae bacterium. It encodes these proteins:
- a CDS encoding rRNA pseudouridine synthase, with amino-acid sequence MGEEKLRLSKLMASQGICSRREADDLISKGCVRVDGETITELGTKVLPSAKVTLSQKGKDLLGKKVTIILNKPIGYLSSPSDDPYPLAQKLILPTNQDRRDRSRNRFSPYHLKGLASAGRLDIDSKGLLILTQDGVLAKKIIGQESRIDKEYLVRVEGDITKAKLETLRFGLSLDDKPLKRAGVKELEPCLLQFVLLEGRKRQIRRMCEAVDLKVVSLKRVRVGRLKLGPLKEGQWRYLGKKEQV
- a CDS encoding SufE family protein; its protein translation is MSNLTLRQKELIEEFSQLNSWENRYKRLIAIGKELPELPEEKKRDDYKVKGCQSQVWLLARLDDNKKIQFEADSDAMIVRGLVAILLRVYSDATPDEILSTPPDFVKEMGFEANLSPSRANGLISMIRQIMYYATAFRALLASQQA
- a CDS encoding YebC/PmpR family DNA-binding transcriptional regulator, whose protein sequence is MGKGWKNASKVAMAAKKGAMFTKFAREIAVSAKLGGPDPASNSRLALAIAQAKAASCPKDTIERAIKKGAGIGDDGVTYEETAYEGFGPHQVGVIVECQTDNKNRTVTEIRNIFKKHGGQMGDSGSVAWMFDRVSLVEGKKEAVGDPEEEAIEAGANEVEGPSEEGTYSFYGVPEDLDNIRSTLSERGWEVTVAELSYKAKNITELNEEQTQEVLTFLEALDDNDDSHRVHATLP